The nucleotide sequence GAGCGCTTTCGAGGGACGGAGCAGGCGTCCGGCGGCGCGACACCACACTCCGGGAAGAGTTGCGCGCGACGTGGTGTAAAAACGGCCCATGCCTTCGCACGCACCCGGCCGGAAGTATTCCAAGTCCCCTTTCCTGCTCCTCGCCCTGCTCGCACTTGGAGCGAAGGCCGGTGCGGCCGAAACCGCCTCGGTCCCCGTGCGCACGTCCAGCGAGGACGCTTCCCTGAAGGCCCCTCCGCAGCTGACGCTCCAGCCCGGCACAGCCAAGCCGGGAGACCCGGTGCTGGTGACGGTGAGCGGCATGACGGCGCCTCCCACCGGCACGCTCGCTGGACGCGCGCTGCGCTTCTTCCCCTGGGGTGAAGGCTATCTGGCCGTCGCCGGCCTGCCGGTGGAGATGGCGCCCGGCGCGGCGAAGGTGACGGCCATGGGCCCCGTCACGCCGGGAGCGCCGCAAGTGGAGCTGACGGGCACGCTGGACGTCGTGGAGTCCGGCTACCCGTCTCGGGAGCTGCGCGTGGCCGGCAAGTACGTGAAGCCGCCCGCGTCGGTGCGCAAGCGCATGGCCGCGGACCGCCGCGCCTTCGCTGAAGCCTTCGCCCAGGACTTCAGCGCGCCGCACTTCGCGCAGAACTTCGCGTGGCCGAGGGCGGACCGCATCACCGCGCCCTTCGGCGACCGCCGCACCTTCAACGGAAAGCTGTCCAGTCAGCACTTCGGCGTGGACATCGACGGGGACCCGGGCACGCCCGTGCAGGCCGCCAACGACGGCACGGTGGTGATGGCGCGCGACAACTACGCGGCGGGCAACACCGTGCTGGTGCACCACGGCGCGGGGCTCTACACGGCGTACTTCCACCTGTCCCGCATCGACGTGAAGCCGGGCACCCAGGTGAAGCAAGGCCAGCTGTTGGGCAAGGTGGGCAGCACCGGCCGCGTCACCGGCCCGCACCTGCACTGGGGCGTGAAGGTGGACGGGCTGTGGGTGGACGGAGAGCGCCTGCTGAAGCTGGACTTCTTCCC is from Myxococcus virescens and encodes:
- a CDS encoding M23 family metallopeptidase — encoded protein: MPSHAPGRKYSKSPFLLLALLALGAKAGAAETASVPVRTSSEDASLKAPPQLTLQPGTAKPGDPVLVTVSGMTAPPTGTLAGRALRFFPWGEGYLAVAGLPVEMAPGAAKVTAMGPVTPGAPQVELTGTLDVVESGYPSRELRVAGKYVKPPASVRKRMAADRRAFAEAFAQDFSAPHFAQNFAWPRADRITAPFGDRRTFNGKLSSQHFGVDIDGDPGTPVQAANDGTVVMARDNYAAGNTVLVHHGAGLYTAYFHLSRIDVKPGTQVKQGQLLGKVGSTGRVTGPHLHWGVKVDGLWVDGERLLKLDFFPHLPPSVARGGNAELGTP